From a single Lates calcarifer isolate ASB-BC8 linkage group LG12, TLL_Latcal_v3, whole genome shotgun sequence genomic region:
- the LOC108889377 gene encoding sodium- and chloride-dependent GABA transporter 2, whose amino-acid sequence MEGEFLKGNSLEAPCQDNRVVKKTQLLDRGQWASKLEFLLAVAGTLVGLGNLWRFPYLCYKNGGGAFLVPYVLFLLACGIPMFLLETAMGQFTSQGCITCWRHFCPLFEGIGYATQVVIAYAAVSYIVIQAWAFFYLFSSFSAEVPWASCRNTWNTESCVEFDKTNMSTNWTANATTPATEFWERRVLGISRGIEEVGSLRWELALCLLLAWILCYFCVWKGVRSTGKVVYFTATFPYVMLVVLLARGLTLPGAMDGLAFYLYPDPTRLVDPQVWMDAGAQVLFSFGICQGSLTALGSYNQYNNDCYKDTFVLCLVNGGSSFVAGFAIFSVLGFMSYEQGLPISEVAASGPGLAFIAYPRAVAMMPVPQLWAICFFIMVILLGADTQFVSLECLMTSVTDMFPTVFRRAYRRELLLLCLCSVCFFLGLLLVTEGGLYFLQLFDHYVCSGNNLLLLSVCQSIAIGWIYGADRLYDNIEDMIGYRPWPLMKYCWLYITPAVCMGTFIFSVVRYKPLKFNKTYVYPTWAYALGWFLGLFCVLLVPLWIIFKVTQMKGTTWQSLRQLCRPENKTHNTAKQPEQCPLNPDNILTPAANEYKGNGGSEMEMQV is encoded by the exons ATGGAGGG GGAATTCCTCAAAGGAAATAGTCTCGAGGCGCCCTGTCAGGATAACAGAGTGGTGAAGAAGACTCAGCTGTTGGACCGGGGCCAGTGGGCAAGCAAGTTGGAGTTCCTGCTGGCTGTAGCGGGAACACTGGTTGGACTGGGAAACCTCTGGAGGTTTCCTTACTTGTGCTACAAAAATGGGGGAG GTGCATTTCTGGTTCCATATGTCCTGTTTCTGCTCGCTTGTGGTATCCCTATGTTCCTCCTGGAGACAGCCATGGGGCAGTTCACATCTCAGGGATGTATCACCTGCTGGAGGCATTTCTGCCCCCTGTTTGAAG GGATTGGTTACGCTACCCAGGTGGTGATTGCATATGCTGCCGTGTCATACATCGTTATACAGGCATGGGCCTTCTTCTACCTCTTCTCATCTTTCAGTGCTGAAGTCCCGTGGGCCAGCTGCAGAAACACCTGGAACACAG agtcTTGTGTTGAATTTGATAAAACAAATATGTCCACCAACTGGACAGCAAACGCAACAACACCTGCAACAGAGTTCTGGGA GAGACGAGTACTGGGTATATCTCGGGGGATTGAGGAGGTTGGTAGCCTGAGGTGGGAGTTGGCCTTGTGTCTCTTGCTGGCCTGGATCCTTTGCTACTTCTGTGTTTGGAAAGGAGTTAGATCCACTGGAAAG GTAGTTTACTTTACAGCCACTTTCCCCTATGTGATGTTGGTGGTTCTGTTGGCTCGTGGACTCACTTTACCAGGAGCTATGGACGGCTTAGCCTTCTACCTGTATCCTGACCCGACAAGGTTGGTGGACCCCCAA GTTTGGATGGACGCAGGTGCACaagttcttttctcttttgggATTTGTCAAGGGAGTTTGACCGCTCTGGGCAGTTACAATCAATATAACAATGATTGTTACAA gGACACATTTGTTCTCTGTTTGGTGAATGGTGGGTCCAGTTTTGTGGCAGGGTTTGCAATCTTTTCCGTTTTGGGCTTCATGTCTTACGAACAAGGACTGCCAATATCTGAAGTGGCCGCTTCTG GACCTGGCTTGGCTTTTATTGCCTATCCACGTGCCGTAGCCATGATGCCTGTACCTCAGTTATGGGCTATATGCTTCTTCATCATGGTCATCTTGTTGggtgcagacacacag TTTGTGAGTCTGGAGTGCCTGATGACCTCAGTGACCGACATGTTTCCCACTGTGTTTCGACGAGCTTATCGTCGAGAgttgctgctgctttgtctctgctctgtttgcttCTTCCTTGGCCTCCTTCTGGTCACAGAG GGGGGCTTGTATTTCCTTCAACTCTTCGACCATTATGTTTGTAGTGGCAACAATCTTCTCCTTCTTTCAGTGTGTCAGTCGATAGCGATTGGATGGATATATG GTGCAGACCGTCTCTATGACAACATTGAAGACATGATAGGTTATCGTCCATGGCCACTGATGAAGTATTGCTGGCTTTACATCACCCCTGCTGTTTGTATG GGTACATTCATCTTCTCAGTGGTGAGGTACAAGCCTCTCAAGTTCAACAAAACCTACGTCTACCCGACCTGGGCCTACGCTTTGGGCTGGTTTCTCGGACTGTTCTGTGTTCTCCTGGTTCCTCTGTGGATCATCTTTAAAGTTACTCAGATGAAAGGGACGACATGGCAG AGCCTCAGGCAGCTTTGCCGCCcagaaaacaagacacacaACACGGCAAAGCAACCCGAGCAATGCCCTCTGAACCCAGACAACATTCTTACTCCTGCTGCCAATGAATACAAGGGAAATGGTGGATCTGAGATGGAGATGCAAGTTTGA